In Apostichopus japonicus isolate 1M-3 chromosome 3, ASM3797524v1, whole genome shotgun sequence, a single genomic region encodes these proteins:
- the LOC139965615 gene encoding uncharacterized protein isoform X2 has product MEEDDVHYCMKCKTEIQGLEQYIQHRKDGCPANAKPQASSKESKSEAESEEITVQLPEDDTEDIAATVQAEALVEEAPANPPRGGRPRRKQRTPRVRAMFVDPDQISEDEDEVQYKPPAKRGRPRGSKKAITSSQSKMTKVDRKPRKPPGKQRTWTNCEICNFSTSTVNRQKAHEKTPMHEENVAREEGIERQFRCHICEETFCLDRALRSHSRVHSSKAVCQQCGMSFPTKVSLRKHLEDSGHSTKYSCNICSKEFPIEAHLKVHMTVHMEEKPYTCNECDFKTKRRADLNIHMKRHLGIKPFKCTLCTFKSVKRSVLTRHMETHKDRPRDLICELCGAAYCSKMVLQHHIFTQHQNGRRYKCDFEGCTYIFCYKSELVAHTRSHTKEKPYLCSVCGYEGSNTYALTKHMRIHTKEKPFVCPFPSCKYASRFSAHLVRHKRLHTGEKPYKCPFCNYRCNAQENLRKHVRNTKKHAGKNMYMCKDCEFTTNSYKDLVHHTRLKHGNEYIKLQDVSRVCGIFQPGAMSNTAPQNIVEQAFAESLVGTDGMQEDGNDVAKVVPNQKSKGQDQETQEEAELVIDQTGLIHQAITQATSNIAGTSDGRNGEQQHFQLQATPQGNGDYLVIGPVYNGAQGQTQEVEPQQLEIASSGAATASQSFAEAMRCLAQGPDERSHQVSFVVTNIVHKDGGLPSQGTPAQPPQEVAIHTVPQANGSAQYSYYSNGAPVTGQPRPEGEVVATPVQIVAATSVATTQQGYVPVGRDDPVEIRTIPMATAYQTVAADSLPSTSRQVQVATGSGEGGHLPFSQSLVQAVQRVRETTDEVTAVTILQEMDANADRILQQKDNN; this is encoded by the exons ATGGAGGAAGACGATGTCCATTATTGCATGAAGTGCAAGACAGAGATCCAGGGCCTTGAGCAATACATACAGCATCGTAAAGATGGTTGTCCAGCCAATGCAAAACCACAAG CTAGCAGCAAAGAGAGCAAATCAGAGGCGGAGTCTGAAGAGATAACCGTGCAGCTACCTGAAGATGACACAGAGGACATTGCTGCCACAGTACAAGCAGAAGCTTTAGTAGAGGAAGCACCAGCCAATCCACCCAGAGGGGGTAGACCCAGGCGCAAGCAAAGGACACCCAGGGTCCGTGCAATGTTTGTTGATCCTGATCAGATATCTGAGGATGAGGACGAGGTTCAGTACAAACCTCCTGCGAAGAGAGGCAGACCACGGGGATCAAAGAAGGCGATCACTTCATCCCAGTCAAAGATGACAAAGGTTGATAGGAAACCAAGGAAACCACCTGGCAAACAGAGAACATGGACTAACTGTgaaatttgcaacttttcaaCGTCCACCGTAAACAGACAAAAAGCCCATGAAAAGACCCCTATGCACGAGGAAAACGTTGCACGAGAGGAAGGCATCGAGCGGCAGTTCAGATGCCACATCTGTGAAGAGACTTTCTGCCTGGACCGGGCATTACGTTCACATAGCAGAGTCCATTCCTCTAAAGCTGTCTGTCAACAGTGTGGGATGTCGTTCCCTACAAAGGTTTCACTTCGTAAACATCTGGAAGATAGTGGACATTCCACCAAATACTCCTGTAACATCTGTAGCAAGGAGTTCCCTATCGAGGCACACTTGAAAGTTCACATGACGGTACACATGGAGGAGAAACCCTACACTTGCAATGAGTGCGACTTCAAGACCAAGCGTAGAGCCGATCTGAACATTCACATGAAGAGGCACTTGGGCATCAAGCCCTTCAAGTGTACCCTCTGCACCTTCAAGAGTGTGAAAAGATCGGTACTGACGCGCCACATGGAGACCCACAAGGACCGTCCCAGGGACCTCATTTGTGAGCTGTGTGGTGCTGCCTATTGCTCCAAGATGGTCCTCCAGCATCACATCTTCACCCAGCACCAGAATGGTAGACGGTACAAATGTGACTTTGAGGGATGTACATACATCTTCTGTTACAAATCAGAACTGGTGGCACACACCCGGTCCCACACCAAAGAAAAGCCATACCTGTGTTCAGTCTGTGGGTATGAAGGTTCCAATACCTATGCTCTCACCAAGCACATGAGGATTCATACTAAGGAAAAGCCCTTTGTGTGTCCATTTCCAAGCTGCAAGTATGCCAGTCGTTTCTCTGCGCATCTGGTCAGGCACAAACGCTTGCACACCGGCGAGAAACCCTACAAGTGTCCTTTTTGCAATTATCGTTGTAACGCCCAAGAGAACCTGAGAAAGCATGTGAGAAACACTAAGAAACATGCTGGAAAGAacatgtacatgtgtaaagaCTGTGAGTTTACCACCAACAGCTACAAAGACCTTGTTCACCACACCAGACTGAAGCATGGTAACGAATACATCAAACTTCAGGATGTGTCTAGAGTTTGTGGTATATTCCAGCCTGGAGCAATGAGCAACACTGCACCTCAGAATATCGTGGAACAGGCCTTTGCCGAGAGCTTGGTTGGTACCGACGGTATGCAGGAAGATGGTAATGACGTGGCCAAGGTCGTCCCTAACCAGAAGAGTAAAGGACAGGACCAAGAGACTCAGGAGGAGGCAGAGCTTGTGATTGATCAGACCGGTCTCATCCATCAGGCGATCACTCAAGCTACAAGCAACATTGCAGGAACCTCAGATGGGAGGAACGGAGAACAGCAGCACTTTCAGCTTCAGGCCACTCCACAAGGGAATGGAGATTATCTGGTCATCGGTCCTGTCTACAATGGAGCACAAGGCCAGACTCAGGAGGTGGAACCACAACAGTTGGAAATAGCCTCAAGCGGAGCAGCGACTGCGAGCCAAAGTTTTGCCGAAGCGATGAGATGTCTGGCTCAAGGTCCCGACGAGAGGTCCCACCAAGTGAGCTTTGTGGTCACAAATATCGTCCACAAGGATGGTGGATTGCCCAGTCAAGGGACCCCTGCACAACCTCCCCAGGAAGTAGCCATCCACACCGTCCCCCAGGCAAATGGTTCCGCTCAGTACTCCTACTACAGTAATGGAGCTCCTGTAACAGGTCAACCAAGGCCAGAGGGAGAGGTGGTTGCTACCCCAGTGCAGATAGTGGCAGCTACTTCAGTAGCTACTACACAGCAAGGATATGTCCCAGTGGGTCGTGATGACCCAGTGGAAATCAGGACCATCCCCATGGCGACAGCCTACCAGACAGTCGCGGCCGATTCTCTGCCTTCGACGTCTCGTCAAGTTCAAGTAGCCACCGGAAGTGGAGAAGGAGGCCACCTACCATTTTCACAGAGTCTAGTGCAAGCCGTTCAGCGTGTTAGAGAGACAACAGATGAAGTCACAGCTGTCACAATCTTGCAAGAAATGGATGCCAATGCAGACAGAATTCTCCAACAAAAAGACAATAATTGA
- the LOC139965615 gene encoding uncharacterized protein isoform X1: MEEDDVHYCMKCKTEIQGLEQYIQHRKDGCPANAKPQAASSKESKSEAESEEITVQLPEDDTEDIAATVQAEALVEEAPANPPRGGRPRRKQRTPRVRAMFVDPDQISEDEDEVQYKPPAKRGRPRGSKKAITSSQSKMTKVDRKPRKPPGKQRTWTNCEICNFSTSTVNRQKAHEKTPMHEENVAREEGIERQFRCHICEETFCLDRALRSHSRVHSSKAVCQQCGMSFPTKVSLRKHLEDSGHSTKYSCNICSKEFPIEAHLKVHMTVHMEEKPYTCNECDFKTKRRADLNIHMKRHLGIKPFKCTLCTFKSVKRSVLTRHMETHKDRPRDLICELCGAAYCSKMVLQHHIFTQHQNGRRYKCDFEGCTYIFCYKSELVAHTRSHTKEKPYLCSVCGYEGSNTYALTKHMRIHTKEKPFVCPFPSCKYASRFSAHLVRHKRLHTGEKPYKCPFCNYRCNAQENLRKHVRNTKKHAGKNMYMCKDCEFTTNSYKDLVHHTRLKHGNEYIKLQDVSRVCGIFQPGAMSNTAPQNIVEQAFAESLVGTDGMQEDGNDVAKVVPNQKSKGQDQETQEEAELVIDQTGLIHQAITQATSNIAGTSDGRNGEQQHFQLQATPQGNGDYLVIGPVYNGAQGQTQEVEPQQLEIASSGAATASQSFAEAMRCLAQGPDERSHQVSFVVTNIVHKDGGLPSQGTPAQPPQEVAIHTVPQANGSAQYSYYSNGAPVTGQPRPEGEVVATPVQIVAATSVATTQQGYVPVGRDDPVEIRTIPMATAYQTVAADSLPSTSRQVQVATGSGEGGHLPFSQSLVQAVQRVRETTDEVTAVTILQEMDANADRILQQKDNN; the protein is encoded by the exons ATGGAGGAAGACGATGTCCATTATTGCATGAAGTGCAAGACAGAGATCCAGGGCCTTGAGCAATACATACAGCATCGTAAAGATGGTTGTCCAGCCAATGCAAAACCACAAG CAGCTAGCAGCAAAGAGAGCAAATCAGAGGCGGAGTCTGAAGAGATAACCGTGCAGCTACCTGAAGATGACACAGAGGACATTGCTGCCACAGTACAAGCAGAAGCTTTAGTAGAGGAAGCACCAGCCAATCCACCCAGAGGGGGTAGACCCAGGCGCAAGCAAAGGACACCCAGGGTCCGTGCAATGTTTGTTGATCCTGATCAGATATCTGAGGATGAGGACGAGGTTCAGTACAAACCTCCTGCGAAGAGAGGCAGACCACGGGGATCAAAGAAGGCGATCACTTCATCCCAGTCAAAGATGACAAAGGTTGATAGGAAACCAAGGAAACCACCTGGCAAACAGAGAACATGGACTAACTGTgaaatttgcaacttttcaaCGTCCACCGTAAACAGACAAAAAGCCCATGAAAAGACCCCTATGCACGAGGAAAACGTTGCACGAGAGGAAGGCATCGAGCGGCAGTTCAGATGCCACATCTGTGAAGAGACTTTCTGCCTGGACCGGGCATTACGTTCACATAGCAGAGTCCATTCCTCTAAAGCTGTCTGTCAACAGTGTGGGATGTCGTTCCCTACAAAGGTTTCACTTCGTAAACATCTGGAAGATAGTGGACATTCCACCAAATACTCCTGTAACATCTGTAGCAAGGAGTTCCCTATCGAGGCACACTTGAAAGTTCACATGACGGTACACATGGAGGAGAAACCCTACACTTGCAATGAGTGCGACTTCAAGACCAAGCGTAGAGCCGATCTGAACATTCACATGAAGAGGCACTTGGGCATCAAGCCCTTCAAGTGTACCCTCTGCACCTTCAAGAGTGTGAAAAGATCGGTACTGACGCGCCACATGGAGACCCACAAGGACCGTCCCAGGGACCTCATTTGTGAGCTGTGTGGTGCTGCCTATTGCTCCAAGATGGTCCTCCAGCATCACATCTTCACCCAGCACCAGAATGGTAGACGGTACAAATGTGACTTTGAGGGATGTACATACATCTTCTGTTACAAATCAGAACTGGTGGCACACACCCGGTCCCACACCAAAGAAAAGCCATACCTGTGTTCAGTCTGTGGGTATGAAGGTTCCAATACCTATGCTCTCACCAAGCACATGAGGATTCATACTAAGGAAAAGCCCTTTGTGTGTCCATTTCCAAGCTGCAAGTATGCCAGTCGTTTCTCTGCGCATCTGGTCAGGCACAAACGCTTGCACACCGGCGAGAAACCCTACAAGTGTCCTTTTTGCAATTATCGTTGTAACGCCCAAGAGAACCTGAGAAAGCATGTGAGAAACACTAAGAAACATGCTGGAAAGAacatgtacatgtgtaaagaCTGTGAGTTTACCACCAACAGCTACAAAGACCTTGTTCACCACACCAGACTGAAGCATGGTAACGAATACATCAAACTTCAGGATGTGTCTAGAGTTTGTGGTATATTCCAGCCTGGAGCAATGAGCAACACTGCACCTCAGAATATCGTGGAACAGGCCTTTGCCGAGAGCTTGGTTGGTACCGACGGTATGCAGGAAGATGGTAATGACGTGGCCAAGGTCGTCCCTAACCAGAAGAGTAAAGGACAGGACCAAGAGACTCAGGAGGAGGCAGAGCTTGTGATTGATCAGACCGGTCTCATCCATCAGGCGATCACTCAAGCTACAAGCAACATTGCAGGAACCTCAGATGGGAGGAACGGAGAACAGCAGCACTTTCAGCTTCAGGCCACTCCACAAGGGAATGGAGATTATCTGGTCATCGGTCCTGTCTACAATGGAGCACAAGGCCAGACTCAGGAGGTGGAACCACAACAGTTGGAAATAGCCTCAAGCGGAGCAGCGACTGCGAGCCAAAGTTTTGCCGAAGCGATGAGATGTCTGGCTCAAGGTCCCGACGAGAGGTCCCACCAAGTGAGCTTTGTGGTCACAAATATCGTCCACAAGGATGGTGGATTGCCCAGTCAAGGGACCCCTGCACAACCTCCCCAGGAAGTAGCCATCCACACCGTCCCCCAGGCAAATGGTTCCGCTCAGTACTCCTACTACAGTAATGGAGCTCCTGTAACAGGTCAACCAAGGCCAGAGGGAGAGGTGGTTGCTACCCCAGTGCAGATAGTGGCAGCTACTTCAGTAGCTACTACACAGCAAGGATATGTCCCAGTGGGTCGTGATGACCCAGTGGAAATCAGGACCATCCCCATGGCGACAGCCTACCAGACAGTCGCGGCCGATTCTCTGCCTTCGACGTCTCGTCAAGTTCAAGTAGCCACCGGAAGTGGAGAAGGAGGCCACCTACCATTTTCACAGAGTCTAGTGCAAGCCGTTCAGCGTGTTAGAGAGACAACAGATGAAGTCACAGCTGTCACAATCTTGCAAGAAATGGATGCCAATGCAGACAGAATTCTCCAACAAAAAGACAATAATTGA